A single genomic interval of Deltaproteobacteria bacterium CG11_big_fil_rev_8_21_14_0_20_49_13 harbors:
- a CDS encoding oligopeptide transporter, OPT family gives MAEFQPFVPSEKSIPEFSVRAVILGVVFGIIFGASTVYLALRAGLTVSASIPIAVLAIAVFKKLGRSTILENNMVQTIGSAGESIAAGVVFTIPALTFLSGGDAYFKYFQICTLALVGGILGILFMIPLRRALIVKEHATLPYPEGTACADVLIAGEKGGNLAKMVFSGVWVAVIYKILMSIFGLWKDVPAYSMSRTSQFPNATIMSEITPEYLGVGYIIGPLGSARIVAGSILSWMVLIPLVTIFGDQLTLSLLPGWKDMLISQMSPMEIYKGYVRYIGAGAVAAGGLFTLIRTIPTIVHAFREGFKGFKEMGKGVIRSRVESDIPMVWVVVGSLALAFVISVLPQFPGKFPNTLVMSFLIIIFGFFFVTVSSRVVGIIGSSNNPVSGMTIAALMATCLIFVSIGWKGDAYQAIALMVGATVCIAACNAGATSQDLKTGYLVGATPYKQQIGLVIGVLASSFVVALTLFALHTSPYGPIGSERLSAPQATLMATLIKGLLAQELPWGLVLSGFMISSVMELMGVRSLAVAVGIYLPIATTFPIFIGGLMNALVSWATKKKEEEGEVSSGMLYSTGLVAGGCVAGILIAVVAGVANGSIAKALNFGEKLNIIGGLGPMADVVSVAAFAILCILLIKAAVKKTVK, from the coding sequence ATGGCGGAGTTCCAACCTTTCGTACCGAGTGAAAAGAGTATACCGGAGTTCTCTGTCAGGGCGGTCATATTAGGAGTTGTCTTTGGCATCATCTTTGGTGCCTCAACCGTCTATCTGGCGCTTCGCGCCGGTCTCACAGTCTCAGCATCCATCCCCATCGCAGTCCTCGCAATCGCGGTCTTTAAGAAGTTAGGGCGTTCGACCATTCTCGAGAACAATATGGTCCAGACGATAGGTTCCGCGGGCGAATCGATAGCGGCCGGTGTTGTATTCACCATTCCGGCTCTGACGTTCCTCTCAGGAGGTGATGCATATTTCAAGTATTTCCAGATATGCACCCTTGCCCTTGTGGGTGGTATTTTAGGCATCCTTTTTATGATACCGCTTCGTCGGGCTCTCATTGTTAAGGAACATGCAACGCTTCCGTATCCTGAAGGTACAGCCTGCGCCGATGTTCTCATCGCGGGTGAAAAGGGGGGCAATCTCGCAAAGATGGTCTTTTCCGGGGTCTGGGTCGCCGTCATATATAAGATCCTCATGAGCATCTTCGGCCTCTGGAAGGACGTCCCTGCGTATTCCATGTCTAGGACGAGCCAGTTTCCCAATGCAACCATCATGTCGGAGATCACGCCGGAATATTTGGGCGTCGGTTACATCATCGGACCTTTGGGTTCCGCAAGGATCGTTGCAGGAAGTATACTTTCATGGATGGTCTTGATACCGCTCGTCACCATTTTCGGTGACCAGCTGACGTTGTCGCTCCTTCCCGGATGGAAGGATATGCTCATCTCCCAGATGTCTCCAATGGAGATATATAAAGGATATGTCCGTTACATCGGTGCCGGCGCGGTTGCCGCGGGCGGCCTTTTCACGCTGATACGAACGATTCCGACCATCGTGCACGCGTTCAGAGAGGGTTTTAAAGGATTCAAGGAAATGGGAAAAGGGGTGATCCGTTCGCGTGTTGAGAGCGATATTCCAATGGTATGGGTAGTAGTGGGTTCACTGGCCCTCGCCTTTGTCATTTCAGTTCTCCCGCAATTTCCCGGCAAGTTTCCTAACACGCTTGTAATGTCGTTTTTGATAATAATCTTCGGCTTCTTTTTTGTCACGGTAAGCAGCCGCGTAGTCGGCATCATCGGTTCTTCCAATAACCCGGTCTCCGGCATGACGATAGCGGCCCTCATGGCAACGTGTCTGATATTTGTCTCCATCGGTTGGAAGGGCGATGCGTATCAGGCCATCGCTTTAATGGTCGGCGCCACTGTCTGTATCGCGGCTTGCAACGCCGGCGCTACCAGTCAGGACCTAAAAACAGGCTATCTTGTCGGTGCAACCCCATACAAGCAGCAGATAGGTCTTGTGATAGGCGTGCTTGCTTCGTCATTTGTCGTTGCGCTAACGCTCTTTGCGCTTCACACATCACCTTACGGCCCCATCGGTTCCGAGAGGCTCTCCGCACCTCAGGCGACCCTGATGGCAACGCTTATAAAGGGTCTTCTTGCTCAGGAACTTCCATGGGGACTGGTGCTCTCAGGCTTTATGATCTCTTCGGTCATGGAGCTAATGGGTGTACGTTCACTGGCAGTTGCGGTTGGTATATATCTTCCCATCGCCACCACCTTCCCGATATTCATAGGCGGTCTAATGAACGCCCTTGTTTCATGGGCGACAAAGAAGAAGGAGGAGGAGGGTGAGGTTTCGAGCGGCATGCTCTATTCGACAGGTCTTGTCGCAGGAGGGTGCGTAGCCGGTATTCTTATCGCTGTCGTTGCCGGTGTTGCTAACGGTTCTATAGCTAAGGCGCTCAATTTTGGAGAGAAGCTCAATATCATAGGCGGGCTGGGGCCTATGGCAGATGTGGTTTCCGTTGCGGCGTTCGCGATACTTTGCATACTCTTAATAAAAGCGGCTGTTAAGAAGACGGTCAAATAG
- a CDS encoding MFS transporter: MATAPSVAHHGEWFGHPKGLYILFFSEMWERFCYYGMRCILIYYMMKQLMFAQEKASYVYGLYTSAAYFIPFFGGLIADKIIGQKKTVIIGASIMAAGEFVLMVPSLFYLGLALMALGTGLFKPNVSTQVGTLYEPGDHRRDRAFNIFYMGINVGAILSPLICGTLGEVYGWKYGFMSAGIGLILGLIVYIWGQKYLATDLVTKKKEAAAPVESKKLSPEDYSKLFALFALCLLNVVYWGAYEQQGNTLAVWVDSNTDRHIFGWLMPATWFQNFNPIMIIAFIPLITWFWGWQDRRKKEPSSIGKMAMACFMIGASFLVLIPGVWEFNRTGMASLWWLAISTSILTLSEVYLSPIGLSLVTKLAPARLVSTIMGVWMMSWSMGQLFCGYIGSFYEKMPKDRFFGMIAVMCFATGIVMMALLKPLKKAIGHGQQKTVDV, from the coding sequence ATGGCGACAGCACCCTCGGTAGCTCATCACGGAGAATGGTTCGGTCATCCCAAAGGTCTTTATATACTCTTCTTCTCGGAAATGTGGGAGCGCTTCTGTTATTACGGGATGCGTTGCATACTCATCTATTATATGATGAAGCAGCTGATGTTCGCGCAGGAAAAGGCTTCTTACGTATACGGCCTTTACACCTCCGCCGCATATTTCATCCCCTTCTTTGGAGGATTGATAGCCGATAAGATAATCGGACAGAAGAAGACCGTCATCATCGGCGCATCCATCATGGCCGCAGGTGAATTCGTCCTGATGGTACCTTCCCTCTTCTACCTAGGACTTGCGCTTATGGCGCTCGGAACCGGACTTTTCAAGCCGAACGTCTCTACCCAGGTCGGAACGCTTTACGAACCGGGTGACCACAGGCGCGACAGGGCCTTCAATATCTTCTACATGGGTATAAATGTCGGCGCCATATTGTCACCTCTTATCTGCGGAACGTTAGGCGAGGTCTACGGCTGGAAATACGGATTCATGTCGGCCGGTATCGGACTTATTCTCGGTCTTATCGTGTATATCTGGGGGCAAAAATATCTTGCCACCGACCTTGTCACAAAGAAGAAGGAAGCTGCCGCTCCGGTCGAATCAAAGAAATTATCACCCGAAGATTATTCAAAGCTCTTTGCTCTTTTTGCCCTCTGCCTCCTCAACGTGGTCTACTGGGGCGCATATGAACAGCAAGGGAACACGCTTGCCGTCTGGGTCGATTCCAACACCGACCGCCATATCTTCGGATGGCTGATGCCCGCAACATGGTTCCAGAACTTTAACCCTATAATGATAATTGCGTTTATTCCTCTAATCACCTGGTTTTGGGGATGGCAGGACAGGCGCAAAAAGGAGCCATCAAGCATCGGGAAAATGGCGATGGCCTGTTTCATGATAGGCGCATCGTTCCTTGTGCTGATACCCGGTGTCTGGGAATTCAACAGGACGGGCATGGCAAGCCTCTGGTGGCTGGCAATATCGACGTCCATATTGACCCTATCCGAGGTCTATCTATCGCCTATAGGTCTTTCACTTGTCACCAAGCTGGCACCGGCAAGGCTGGTCTCAACTATCATGGGTGTCTGGATGATGTCGTGGTCGATGGGTCAGCTCTTCTGCGGATATATTGGCTCTTTCTACGAAAAAATGCCCAAGGACCGCTTCTTTGGCATGATAGCTGTCATGTGCTTTGCCACAGGTATCGTCATGATGGCTCTTTTGAAGCCGCTTAAAAAGGCCATCGGCCACGGGCAACAGAAGACTGTAGATGTGTAG
- the pgsA gene encoding CDP-diacylglycerol--glycerol-3-phosphate 3-phosphatidyltransferase: MDAVKRKEFLNLPNYISLIRILAVPLIVILMMCINDNTVHQKWNILLSFIVALIYGVASASDMVDGFIARRYKLEGNFGKFFDPLADKLLSLAAMIMLIPLHRIPAWLVVLLLVREIVITMLRGVAVNERIVIPASKWGKYKNAFGSFGVAFLILHYSHFGINWLLVGWVLFLVSATFSIGSSVHYIHRFIEELSKKNS; the protein is encoded by the coding sequence ATGGACGCAGTAAAAAGGAAAGAGTTCCTAAATCTACCGAATTATATTTCGCTCATAAGGATACTGGCCGTTCCGCTCATCGTTATCTTGATGATGTGCATTAACGATAACACGGTCCACCAGAAGTGGAACATCCTTTTAAGCTTTATCGTTGCGCTTATCTACGGAGTCGCAAGCGCTTCCGACATGGTCGATGGTTTTATCGCCAGACGCTACAAACTGGAAGGCAACTTCGGCAAGTTCTTCGATCCCTTGGCAGACAAGCTTCTGAGCCTTGCCGCCATGATCATGCTCATCCCTCTCCACAGGATACCGGCATGGCTTGTTGTTCTTCTGCTTGTAAGAGAGATCGTTATTACCATGCTCCGGGGAGTGGCGGTCAACGAGCGGATAGTGATACCGGCGAGCAAATGGGGAAAATATAAGAACGCCTTCGGCAGTTTTGGCGTGGCATTCTTGATACTTCATTACAGTCACTTCGGAATTAACTGGTTGCTCGTTGGGTGGGTCCTGTTCCTTGTGTCAGCGACGTTCTCGATAGGTTCCAGCGTTCATTATATTCATAGATTTATAGAAGAGTTGTCTAAGAAGAACTCATGA
- a CDS encoding tyrosine--tRNA ligase, giving the protein MDIKHQLEVIRRGAVELISEEDIVAKLKKGKPLRVKAGFDPTAPDLHLGHTVLLQKMKQIQELGHHVIFLIGDFTAKIGDPSGRSETRPQLSDEEIAKNIKTYESQVFKVLDEKNTEVRFNSEWLGKMSVIEFARLGAKYTVARMLERDDFKKRIEAGTDISVLEFYYPLMQAQDSVVLKADIELGGNDQKFNLLMGRTIQKRSDVEPQVVLTMPLLVGTDGVKKMSKSYGNYVGINESPKEMFGKLMSITDELMWQYYELLSDKSLNEIDELKKGHPKAAKVALAKEIITRYHSAKDADAAEEGFERVFAKKDNPEDMPELVTSTSNLVDVIVEAKLASSKSEVRRLITQGGVSVNDEKVADINATLGGGKEYILKVGKRKFCKIKQKG; this is encoded by the coding sequence ATGGATATCAAGCATCAGCTGGAAGTGATCAGACGCGGAGCGGTGGAGCTTATCTCCGAAGAGGACATTGTAGCGAAATTAAAAAAGGGGAAACCCCTGAGGGTAAAGGCGGGCTTTGATCCCACCGCGCCCGACCTTCATTTAGGACACACGGTCCTTCTCCAGAAGATGAAGCAGATCCAGGAGCTGGGGCATCATGTTATATTTTTGATCGGCGATTTTACGGCCAAGATAGGCGACCCTTCGGGAAGATCTGAGACCAGGCCGCAGCTTTCGGACGAAGAGATAGCGAAGAACATCAAGACCTACGAATCTCAGGTCTTTAAGGTCTTAGACGAGAAGAATACCGAGGTTCGTTTCAATTCCGAGTGGCTCGGGAAGATGTCGGTCATAGAATTTGCAAGGCTTGGCGCTAAATATACCGTTGCAAGGATGCTAGAGCGCGATGATTTCAAGAAGAGGATAGAGGCCGGCACCGATATCAGTGTCTTGGAGTTCTATTATCCGTTGATGCAGGCCCAGGATTCTGTTGTTCTCAAGGCCGATATTGAGCTTGGTGGTAACGACCAGAAGTTCAATCTTCTAATGGGGCGTACTATCCAGAAGAGGTCAGATGTAGAGCCTCAGGTTGTTCTTACCATGCCGCTCCTTGTTGGCACCGACGGTGTCAAGAAGATGAGCAAGTCTTACGGGAATTATGTAGGCATCAACGAGTCGCCCAAAGAGATGTTCGGAAAGCTCATGTCGATAACGGACGAGCTTATGTGGCAATATTATGAGCTCTTAAGCGATAAGAGCTTGAACGAGATAGATGAGCTTAAAAAAGGCCATCCAAAAGCGGCAAAAGTGGCGCTTGCAAAAGAGATCATCACCCGATATCATAGTGCAAAGGATGCCGACGCGGCAGAAGAGGGCTTTGAGCGCGTCTTTGCAAAGAAAGATAATCCGGAGGATATGCCGGAGCTCGTTACGAGCACCTCGAACCTTGTAGATGTCATAGTCGAGGCAAAGCTTGCGTCGAGCAAGTCGGAAGTGCGGCGTCTCATAACTCAGGGTGGTGTGAGCGTCAACGACGAGAAGGTGGCTGACATCAATGCAACGCTTGGCGGCGGCAAAGAGTATATATTGAAGGTTGGTAAACGAAAGTTCTGCAAGATCAAGCAAAAGGGGTAA
- a CDS encoding UDP-glucose 4-epimerase: MKILVTGGAGFIASHIVDAHVRDGHDVVIVDNLSTGNKENLNPEAKFYCEDVCSPKLDGIIKTERPDIIDHHAAQIDVRRSIADPLTDCNINIVGLLKMMESARMHGVKKMIFASSGGAIYGEQNEFPATEVHETFPLNPYGVAKLACEKYLNFYLVQYGIPYIAFRYANIYGPRQSRKGEAGVVAIFVKKMLKGETPVINGDGKQTRDYVYVGDVAELNRRAASVDTTGLYNVGTGVETDVNDVFRMIRKDLGVKTEEKHGPAIKGEQLRSSLVSLNIEKVFGYKPRIKVAEGLNLTVEWFKKEGMGS, encoded by the coding sequence ATGAAGATACTTGTGACCGGCGGTGCCGGGTTCATAGCTTCTCACATTGTGGACGCCCACGTTAGGGACGGCCATGATGTGGTGATCGTGGACAACTTGAGCACCGGAAATAAAGAGAACCTAAATCCGGAGGCCAAGTTCTATTGTGAAGATGTCTGTTCGCCGAAGTTAGACGGCATAATCAAAACGGAACGCCCCGACATCATCGACCATCATGCCGCCCAGATAGATGTGCGCAGGTCGATCGCCGACCCGCTCACGGATTGCAATATCAATATCGTAGGCCTCCTTAAAATGATGGAGTCCGCACGCATGCACGGTGTCAAAAAGATGATATTCGCCTCATCTGGCGGTGCGATATATGGCGAACAGAATGAATTTCCGGCTACCGAAGTCCACGAAACGTTCCCACTGAATCCCTACGGCGTCGCAAAACTCGCGTGTGAAAAATATCTGAACTTTTATCTGGTCCAATACGGCATCCCCTATATCGCCTTTAGATATGCCAATATCTATGGCCCCCGCCAGAGCAGAAAAGGCGAGGCAGGTGTCGTTGCGATATTCGTTAAGAAAATGCTAAAGGGGGAGACGCCTGTTATCAACGGTGACGGCAAACAGACCCGGGACTACGTATATGTCGGCGATGTGGCGGAGCTTAATCGCAGGGCCGCATCCGTTGACACCACCGGTCTTTATAACGTTGGCACCGGCGTAGAGACCGACGTTAATGACGTGTTCAGAATGATACGGAAAGACCTTGGAGTAAAGACCGAGGAGAAACACGGCCCCGCCATAAAAGGAGAACAGCTTCGAAGCTCCCTTGTCTCCCTGAACATAGAGAAGGTGTTCGGATACAAGCCAAGAATAAAGGTGGCCGAGGGTCTAAATCTGACCGTAGAATGGTTCAAGAAAGAAGGGATGGGTTCATGA
- a CDS encoding response regulator, translating to MVQERRDGFMTKKIILVAEDDVMLSEISKFRLESLGYDVIIAENGKEGAFKAMSEKPDLMLVDIMMPEVSGIEMIKIVRANSDLKDVPIIVVSALGRNEDIEAAMKAGANDYVVKPYSSADLVKRIANLLK from the coding sequence ATGGTTCAAGAAAGAAGGGATGGGTTCATGACAAAAAAGATCATTCTTGTTGCAGAGGACGATGTAATGCTTTCGGAGATCAGCAAATTTCGTCTTGAAAGCCTTGGTTACGATGTAATAATTGCCGAGAACGGAAAAGAAGGCGCGTTCAAGGCGATGTCTGAAAAACCCGACCTGATGCTCGTAGATATCATGATGCCGGAGGTAAGCGGCATCGAAATGATAAAGATAGTCCGCGCCAACAGCGACCTGAAGGACGTGCCTATCATCGTTGTCTCCGCCCTTGGAAGGAACGAGGATATTGAGGCGGCAATGAAGGCCGGCGCCAACGATTATGTCGTAAAGCCCTACTCTTCGGCCGACCTTGTAAAAAGGATAGCCAACCTGTTAAAGTGA